A genomic segment from Helicoverpa armigera isolate CAAS_96S chromosome 10, ASM3070526v1, whole genome shotgun sequence encodes:
- the LOC110374427 gene encoding phosphatidylinositol N-acetylglucosaminyltransferase subunit A, with protein MALQRKEIRKRNKKHIICMASDFFYPNTGGVEEHIYNLSQCLIKRGHKVVIITHSYGQRVGIRYLTCGLKVYYLPVRVFYAQCVLPTMISNIALIRYILIRERIEIVHGHSAFSVLCHEVSIIGKLMGLKTVFTDHSLFGFADTSAVLTNKYLQMCLCECDHCICVSHTGKENTVLRAKVKAYKVSVIPNAVDAYSFTPDPSKREPNVITIVIVSRLVYRKGVDLMAAVIADMCPRYPNIRFIVGGDGPKMWLLQEVREQKGFQHCVTLLGSLKHSEVRNVLVKGDIFLNTSLTEAYCMAIVEAASCGLKVVSTRVGGIPEVLPESMIYLTEPNISSLVEGIEKAMDDIDKGNILCPFECNKRIRKMYNWMDITKRTEIVYNKISLNKERPLGLQLRNYLTCGVWPFLLVISLMYLLLKLTEKIYKKKHIDIAKDYKL; from the exons ATGGCGCTGCAAAGAAAG GAAATCCGTAAAAGGAACAAGAAGCATATTATCTGCATGGCTTCAGACTTCTTCTATCCTAATACGGGTGGAGTGGAAGagcatatttataatttatctcAATGTTTAATAAAGCGAGGGCATAAGGTAGTTATAATAACACATTCGTACGGTCAGCGAGTTGGAATTCGTTATTTAACGTGTGGACTCAAAGTATATTACTTACCTGTCAGGGTATTTTACGCACAGTGTGTCTTACCAACTATGATAAGCAATATAGCACTAATAAGATACATATTGATAAGAGAAAGAATAGAAATTGTTCATGGGCATTCTGCATTCAGTGTCCTATGCCATGAAGTGTCAATTATAGGTAAATTAATGGGACTTAAAACAGTTTTTACTGATCACAGCCTATTTGGTTTTGCTGACACATCTGCTGTCCTCACTAACAAGTATCTGCAGATGTGTCTGTGTGAGTGTGATCATTGTATATGTGTATCACACACTGGAAAAGAAAATACAGTGCTCAGAGCAAAAGTGAAGGCATATAAGGTTTCGGTAATTCCGAATGCTGTTGATGCTTACAGTTTTACTCCAGACCCAAGCAAGAGAGAGCCAAATGTGATAACTATAGTGATTGTATCCCGCCTGGTCTACAGAAAAGGTGTTGATCTGATGGCTGCCGTAATAGCTGACATGTGCCCCAGATATCCAAACATAAGATTTATAGTTGGTGGAGATGGTCCCAAAATGTGGCTCTTACAAGAAGTGAGGGAACAAAAGGGCTTCCAGCATTGTGTGACCCTCTTAGGAAGTCTCAAACATTCAGAAGTCAGGAATGTTTTAGTGAAAGgggatatatttttaaatacttctcTAACAGAAGCTTATTGTATGGCAATAGTTGAAGCTGCGTCTTGTGGGTTAAAAGTGGTTTCCACTAGAGTTGGTGGCATCCCTGAAGTATTACCTGAAAGTATGATTTACCTAACAGAACCAAATATTAGTAGTCTAGTTGAAGGAATTGAAAAGGCAATGGATGACATAGACAAAGGGAATATATTATGTCCATTTGAATGCAATAAGAGAATAAGGAAAATGTACAATTGGATGGACATAACAAAGAGGACAGaaatagtttacaataaaatatcattgaATAAAGAACGGCCTTTAGGATTACAATTACGAAACTACCTCACATGTGGTGTATGGCCATTTCTTTTAGTCATAAGTTTAatgtatttgttattaaaattgactgaaaaaatatataaaaagaaacacaTTGATATTGCGAAGGATTATAAGTTATAG
- the LOC110374414 gene encoding alkylated DNA repair protein alkB homolog 8, with protein sequence MDENKKTDRKTKRFAARLKSSKGITCTDVPGPNIVICNAGQATGLEKEAVNLLVKECGLSKHKFIAEKGETYSFLVFATTVDAQLFYDKNNGKAKADENGTPLYMNYVEKVPNTEIICPHENPKGLSLLNNFISKDEEKLFIKLFDWNSESNLKNRQVRHYGYEFRYGSNDVDLNNPLIEKIPEECDVLWERLKEQGFDLGVPDQLTVNKYSPGQGIPSHVDKHSPFGDTILSLSLGSGVVMDWKHHSGKYVPTLVQARSLLVMQDEARYDWQHGIQPRTWDPVIENRVENGQNIKVITSDTVQRNTRISLTFRWTRNGPCECRYMTLCDSAEKVSPDNLKDDLASNLEDLHVHQVYEQIAGHFSTTRHKPWPKVVQFMEDVPTGSVVMDLGCGNGKNILRRDDIMQIAGERSSGLLSECKEHLRDIHKADCVRLDLLNPMLREGTADIVICIAVIHHFSSKARRLQAISTIHRLLRKDGRALITVWAKDQTKSNYLCKNKQEQLDNNMAETQVTVGGVNLPVHENRTQFKHQDLLVPWKLRKVTENKLENTPANTLLRYYHVFEENELDELCKEADFTIEKSFYEEGNWCVVCKKK encoded by the exons ATGGACGAGAACAAAAAAACTGATCGTAAGACTAAAAGATTTGCCGCTCGGTTGAAAAGTTCTAAAGGAATAACCTGTACCGATGTGCCTGGACCG AATATAGTTATATGCAATGCTGGTCAAGCAACTGGTTTGGAGAAAGAAGCTGTAAATCTATTAGTTAAAGAGTGTGGACTGAGTAAACATAAGTTTATAGCTGAGAAAGGGGAAACTTATTCCTTTCTGGTTTTCGCAACGACTGTTGATGCTCAATTGttttatgacaaaaataatggtAAAGCTAAAGCTGACGAAAATGGAACCCCACTCTATATGAATTATGTAGAAAAAG tgCCCAATACAGAAATAATATGTCCACATGAAAATCCTAAAGGATTGTCTTTACTGAACAATTTTATCAGTAAAGATGAAGAAAaactattcataaaattatttgattggAACTCTGAGTCTAATTTGAAAAACCGTCAAGTAAGACATTATGGGTATGAGTTTAGGTATGGTAGTAATGATGTGGATTTAAATAATCCTTTGATTGAGAAAATACCTGAAGAATGTGATGTATTGTGGGAGAGATTGAAGGAACAAGGATTTGACTTAGGTGTACCGGATCAGCTGACGGTTAATAAATACAGTCCTGGACAAG GAATACCATCTCATGTGGACAAACACAGTCCATTTGGAGACACAATCCTGTCTCTCTCTCTTGGTTCAGGTGTAGTAATGGATTGGAAGCATCACAGTGGAAAATATGTGCCGACTCTAGTTCAGGCAAGATCTCTACTTGTTATGCAAGATGAGGCCAG ATATGACTGGCAGCATGGCATACAACCCCGAACGTGGGATCCCGTCATCGAAAATCGCGTAGAAAACGGACAGAACATCAAAGTAATTACTAGTGACACTGTACAAAGGAATACGAGAATTTCTCTTACCTTCCGTTGGACTAGGAACGGTCCATGTGAGTGTAGGTACATGACTCTTTGTGATAGTGCAGAGAAGGTGTCTCCAGATAACTTGAAAGATGACCTGGCTTCGAATTTGGAAGATTTGCATGTGCATCAG gttTACGAACAAATAGCGGGTCACTTCAGTACGACGCGGCACAAGCCGTGGCCGAAAGTAGTTCAGTTCATGGAAGATGTTCCTACGGGCAGTGTAGTCATGGATCTAGGTTGTGGTAACGGCAAGAATATACTGAGGCGAGATGATATTATGCAG ATTGCCGGTGAGCGCAGTTCAGGCTTGCTATCAGAATGCAAGGAGCATTTACGTGATATCCATAAAGCTGATTGCGTACGTTTGGATCTATTGAACCCTATGCTGAGGGAAGGCACAGCTGATATTGTTATCTGTATTGCTGTTATTCATCATTTTAGCAGCAAG GCTAGAAGACTCCAAGCTATATCAACAATACACCGTCTTCTGCGCAAAGATGGCCGCGCCCTAATCACTGTTTGGGCTAAAGACCAAACTAAGTCTAACTACCTCtgcaaaaacaaacaagaacaaCTTGATAATAATATGGCCGAAACGCAAGTAACGGTAGGAGGAGTGAACCTCCCAGTACATGAAAACAGAACACAATTCAAACATCAAGACTTATTAGTGCCTTGGAAACTAAGAAAAGTCACTGAAAATAAACTAGAAAATACACCAGCGAACACCTTACTGAGATATTACCATGTCTTCGAAGAAAATGAACTAGATGAACTATGCAAAGAGGCCGATTTCACAatcgaaaaaagtttttatgaagAGGGTAACTGGTGTGTtgtatgtaagaaaaaataa